A DNA window from Nitrospinota bacterium contains the following coding sequences:
- a CDS encoding tetratricopeptide repeat protein has protein sequence MDSYFEKGIRLKGTLWVKGAVRFDGDYEGEIYSSDHFVVGKSGKILGNIKTCNVTNMGFIQGNLFAENKVVLMNDSRLTGDISTYHLIIDEGSNFEGRCKMIDEPPKTVKEEIETLERPVPKSVKVAKSPPEKTSKPDSKPIFPVKKAAGIAIAVLVIAGLTWFYPSKEDRLGPLVKKGYRLLSEKKYEDAEAVLKKALTVSRVEPKVYAGLGDIYFEDKLYNDALAQFQRAIDLSPANAEYRIKQANVYSSKGQIKDAVKSYKQALEIDPKSGTAFYKMGLLYLGQEELEKARESLEMSVELNASAYEPHESLSKLYSLQKNYDKALVEIKEAINLKNDKPDLHLALGKLLLETGKEDESVEAFKKAANLFPQNFQAQIRIADWYYTKGLLDESLETYKVAETLDSENPVVQARLGKIYSDKNEKQKAKLALEKAIKLNPKDSLSHYQLGKLVSSEGKWGRAQSLLSNAIALNPAHGPSHYELGIVLLAREKLDPARDSFQKALDKEPENSDFIMGLVLAMVEKKELDESLELLLPVSQKEPNNPKVFLSICNVYTKKGYFTVATKHCEKSNELDKGNYEVMNRLAWLYAKKKNNLKKAFDLSSQTLKAFPKRPEYIDTLSEIHYVRGETDKALEKIQEAIKLEPNNPYYKQQLWKFKNIKPNPPA, from the coding sequence ATGGACTCCTATTTTGAAAAAGGAATCAGGCTTAAGGGCACTCTCTGGGTAAAAGGAGCGGTTCGCTTTGATGGTGACTATGAAGGGGAGATTTACTCATCCGATCATTTTGTGGTTGGTAAGTCGGGCAAGATCCTTGGCAATATAAAAACCTGTAATGTAACCAATATGGGTTTTATTCAGGGCAACCTTTTTGCCGAAAATAAAGTAGTCCTGATGAATGACAGCCGTTTGACCGGTGACATTTCAACGTATCATTTGATCATTGATGAGGGGTCCAATTTTGAGGGTCGTTGTAAGATGATCGACGAGCCCCCAAAAACCGTAAAGGAGGAAATTGAAACACTGGAAAGGCCCGTTCCTAAATCGGTGAAGGTTGCCAAATCCCCTCCAGAGAAAACATCTAAACCCGATTCAAAACCTATTTTTCCAGTAAAAAAGGCCGCCGGTATTGCAATTGCTGTTCTAGTAATAGCCGGGCTGACTTGGTTTTATCCGAGCAAAGAGGATAGACTGGGACCTTTGGTTAAAAAAGGTTATAGGCTTCTTTCTGAAAAAAAATATGAAGATGCTGAAGCAGTTTTGAAAAAGGCGCTGACCGTTTCTCGAGTTGAACCAAAAGTTTATGCGGGGCTGGGTGATATTTACTTTGAAGACAAGCTTTATAACGATGCATTGGCCCAGTTTCAAAGGGCCATTGATTTGAGTCCTGCGAATGCTGAATATCGCATAAAACAGGCAAATGTATATTCCTCAAAGGGTCAAATAAAGGATGCGGTAAAGTCCTATAAACAGGCACTGGAGATTGACCCTAAGAGTGGAACAGCTTTTTATAAAATGGGTCTTTTGTATCTTGGGCAGGAAGAACTTGAAAAAGCTCGTGAATCGCTTGAAATGAGTGTTGAGTTAAATGCAAGTGCATATGAGCCTCATGAGTCGCTTAGTAAACTCTACTCATTACAAAAGAATTATGACAAGGCTCTTGTAGAAATTAAAGAAGCAATAAACCTTAAAAATGACAAGCCTGACTTACATCTGGCTTTGGGAAAACTACTTCTGGAAACAGGTAAGGAAGATGAATCTGTGGAGGCATTTAAAAAAGCGGCCAACTTGTTTCCGCAAAACTTTCAAGCCCAAATTCGTATTGCTGACTGGTATTACACTAAAGGATTGCTGGATGAGTCGCTTGAAACTTATAAAGTCGCGGAGACTCTTGACTCAGAAAATCCTGTCGTGCAAGCGCGTTTAGGAAAAATTTATTCTGACAAGAATGAAAAGCAAAAAGCCAAACTTGCATTAGAAAAAGCTATAAAGCTAAACCCCAAGGACTCTCTCAGCCATTATCAACTGGGTAAACTGGTTTCCAGTGAAGGAAAATGGGGTCGTGCCCAATCTCTGCTGTCCAATGCTATTGCTCTGAACCCTGCTCATGGGCCTTCTCATTATGAATTGGGGATTGTGTTGTTGGCCAGGGAAAAACTGGATCCAGCCAGAGATTCATTTCAAAAAGCCCTGGACAAGGAACCTGAAAACTCGGATTTTATTATGGGGTTGGTATTGGCAATGGTGGAAAAAAAAGAATTGGATGAATCTCTGGAACTCCTTCTTCCGGTTTCTCAAAAAGAACCAAATAACCCTAAAGTCTTTTTATCAATTTGTAATGTTTATACAAAAAAAGGATACTTTACAGTTGCCACCAAGCATTGCGAGAAATCTAATGAACTTGATAAAGGCAACTATGAAGTTATGAACCGTCTGGCCTGGCTGTATGCAAAGAAAAAAAATAACCTTAAAAAAGCTTTTGATCTGTCAAGTCAGACATTGAAAGCTTTCCCTAAACGGCCTGAGTATATAGATACGCTTTCAGAAATTCATTATGTTCGGGGCGAGACTGATAAAGCTTTGGAAAAAATTCAGGAGGCCATTAAGCTGGAGCCTAATAACCCCTATTACAAGCAGCAATTATGGAAGTTTAAGAATATAAAGCCTAATCCGCCTGCCTGA
- the ilvN gene encoding acetolactate synthase small subunit, translating to MQHTISVLMNNRFGVLSRVSGLFSSRGFNIESLNVAETSDPTVSRMTIVTRGDDAKIEQVTKQLNKLVDVIKVIDLTEESFVDRELLLIKMNAEVRVREEILRIVDLFRAKVVDVSPSTYTIEITGDEGKITGFLDMLTPLGIKEIVRSGRIAISRGNKSIN from the coding sequence ATGCAGCATACCATTTCTGTATTAATGAACAACCGTTTCGGTGTTTTGTCCCGCGTATCAGGACTCTTTAGCAGTCGTGGATTCAATATAGAGAGTCTGAATGTTGCTGAAACTTCCGACCCAACCGTTTCCCGCATGACTATTGTCACCCGCGGAGATGATGCCAAAATAGAGCAAGTCACAAAACAACTAAACAAACTGGTTGATGTTATCAAGGTCATTGACCTGACTGAGGAAAGCTTTGTTGACAGGGAGTTGTTATTGATAAAAATGAATGCTGAAGTCCGAGTCAGGGAAGAGATTCTTAGAATTGTGGATCTGTTTAGAGCCAAAGTTGTAGATGTCAGCCCCAGTACTTATACCATTGAGATAACCGGCGATGAAGGAAAAATAACGGGCTTTCTGGATATGTTAACTCCCTTGGGAATTAAGGAAATTGTCCGGTCTGGAAGAATTGCTATTAGTCGAGGAAATAAATCGATCAATTAA
- a CDS encoding endonuclease III: MAFPIDRVLTQVKKVVRNFRTPSVTVISQKNDPFAVLVSCIISLRTRDEVTEPASLRLFSLAKTPDQLMKLSIKEIEKAIYPAAFFRNKARSLKELCKDLVQNYEGKVPDTLEDLLKLKGVGRKTANLTMILGHNKPGICVDIHVHRISNRWGYVKTGTPDETESELRKILPRKYWKGYNDLLVSFGQNICKPVSPFCGVCEIEDSCPKIGVTTSRGGSVQ, translated from the coding sequence ATGGCGTTTCCTATTGATAGAGTTTTGACCCAGGTAAAAAAGGTTGTCCGTAATTTTCGAACACCGAGTGTGACCGTGATCAGTCAAAAGAATGATCCTTTTGCTGTATTAGTGAGTTGCATAATCAGTTTGCGTACACGAGATGAAGTCACTGAACCTGCTTCACTCCGTTTGTTCAGCCTGGCAAAAACCCCGGATCAATTGATGAAGCTTTCCATCAAAGAAATAGAGAAAGCAATTTATCCTGCTGCGTTTTTTCGAAATAAGGCACGATCCCTTAAAGAACTATGTAAAGACCTGGTGCAAAATTATGAAGGAAAGGTTCCTGACACTTTGGAGGATTTGTTAAAGCTAAAGGGAGTAGGGCGTAAAACAGCCAACCTGACAATGATTCTGGGGCACAATAAACCAGGGATCTGTGTAGACATTCATGTACACCGTATTTCCAATCGCTGGGGATATGTGAAAACAGGAACCCCTGATGAAACTGAGTCTGAATTGCGTAAGATATTGCCCCGGAAGTATTGGAAGGGATATAACGATTTATTGGTGAGTTTCGGGCAGAACATTTGTAAGCCGGTCTCACCATTTTGCGGGGTTTGTGAAATAGAAGATAGTTGCCCGAAAATTGGCGTGACCACTAGCCGTGGGGGCAGTGTGCAATAA
- a CDS encoding formylglycine-generating enzyme family protein gives MAKTLLINSRGRMTKYSFVYYYTLVVLILLLFFLSGCQLCDCEKEQMTPVKVSERDQKEMVLVPAGEFIMGTNKVDEEGTHKKIGSVKPLYIDQHPERKLYLGDFYMDRYEVTNEEYQKFLKATKFTDRPAHWENGTFPEGMALHPVTQVTWWEGWSYCMWAGKQLPTEAQWEKSARGPNGLPYPWGEEFVKGKSNLGIEGDRKAAPVTAYPEDVSPYKIYGLSGNVMEWTLDWYLPYPGNPKPNSRYGKELKVLRGNGFQKAGHYFLPAYRYAFNRTEVNPNDFFENVGFRCASEIIPEDSKKK, from the coding sequence ATGGCAAAGACTTTATTGATAAATTCTAGAGGACGCATGACGAAGTATTCTTTTGTTTACTACTATACCTTAGTGGTTTTGATATTGCTTTTGTTTTTTCTTTCTGGCTGCCAGTTATGTGATTGCGAAAAAGAACAAATGACCCCTGTAAAGGTATCAGAGAGGGACCAGAAAGAAATGGTTCTTGTTCCTGCAGGCGAATTCATCATGGGTACAAACAAAGTTGATGAGGAAGGAACACATAAAAAAATTGGATCCGTAAAGCCCCTTTATATCGACCAGCATCCTGAAAGGAAATTATATCTGGGTGATTTTTACATGGACCGATATGAAGTGACTAATGAGGAATACCAGAAGTTTTTGAAGGCAACAAAGTTTACGGACAGGCCGGCACATTGGGAAAACGGGACTTTTCCTGAAGGAATGGCTTTGCATCCAGTTACCCAGGTTACCTGGTGGGAGGGGTGGTCTTATTGCATGTGGGCGGGTAAACAACTGCCCACCGAAGCACAATGGGAAAAGTCTGCCAGGGGACCCAACGGTCTGCCATACCCTTGGGGTGAGGAGTTTGTTAAAGGTAAGTCAAACCTGGGTATAGAGGGTGACCGGAAAGCTGCACCGGTCACAGCCTATCCTGAGGATGTGAGCCCTTACAAGATATATGGTTTGTCAGGAAATGTTATGGAATGGACTTTAGACTGGTACCTTCCTTATCCGGGCAACCCCAAACCAAACTCAAGGTATGGCAAGGAACTCAAGGTCTTGAGGGGAAACGGGTTTCAGAAAGCAGGTCATTATTTTTTACCAGCTTACCGCTATGCATTCAATCGCACTGAAGTGAACCCAAATGATTTTTTTGAGAATGTTGGATTCCGGTGCGCGTCAGAAATAATCCCGGAAGACAGTAAGAAAAAATAA
- the ilvC gene encoding ketol-acid reductoisomerase translates to MFSRRRSILSKILYNKDADIKIIKKKTVAIIGYGSQGHAHARNLHDSGVKVIVGLRKGSAFWKRAQKDGLNVMTVPEAAKKADIMMILIPDDKQKAMYENDIEPNLKKGMALAFGHGFNIHFGQIVPPKDVDVFMVAPKGPGHLVRRTYEQGAGVPCLMAIHQNVTKNARKIALAYAKGIGGTRAGVLETNFKEETETDLFGEQAVLCGGVSELIRAGYDTLVDAGYNPDLAYFECLHELKLIVDLIYEGGIGNMRYSISTTAAYGDVTRGPRIITQETREEMKRILGEIQSGAFAKEFILENMANRPLFNARLAQDKAHRIEQVGEKLRKMMPFVGKKVQ, encoded by the coding sequence TTGTTTAGTAGAAGGAGATCCATTTTGTCGAAGATTCTTTATAACAAAGATGCGGATATTAAAATCATAAAGAAAAAAACTGTTGCCATAATTGGTTATGGCAGCCAGGGTCATGCTCACGCCAGAAACCTGCATGACAGTGGAGTTAAAGTAATCGTTGGCTTGAGAAAAGGCAGTGCTTTCTGGAAGAGAGCCCAAAAGGATGGGTTGAACGTTATGACCGTTCCGGAAGCTGCCAAAAAAGCAGATATCATGATGATCTTGATTCCTGATGACAAACAAAAGGCCATGTATGAAAATGATATCGAACCGAATTTGAAAAAAGGTATGGCTTTAGCATTTGGCCATGGGTTTAACATTCATTTTGGCCAGATCGTTCCGCCAAAAGATGTCGATGTATTTATGGTTGCCCCGAAAGGCCCGGGTCATTTAGTACGAAGAACCTACGAGCAGGGAGCTGGTGTCCCCTGTTTAATGGCTATTCATCAGAATGTCACCAAAAATGCCAGGAAGATTGCCCTGGCCTATGCCAAAGGCATAGGAGGAACCCGTGCCGGCGTGCTCGAAACCAATTTTAAAGAAGAGACCGAAACCGATCTATTTGGTGAACAGGCCGTATTATGCGGAGGTGTTTCTGAGCTGATTCGCGCTGGATACGATACTCTTGTGGATGCTGGATATAACCCGGACCTTGCCTACTTCGAGTGTCTCCATGAACTCAAGTTGATTGTTGACCTGATTTACGAAGGTGGAATTGGCAATATGCGATATTCCATTAGCACAACTGCCGCATATGGAGATGTAACGCGGGGGCCACGTATTATCACTCAGGAGACCCGTGAAGAAATGAAGCGGATTCTGGGCGAGATTCAAAGCGGTGCCTTCGCTAAGGAATTTATTCTGGAAAATATGGCCAATCGTCCCCTGTTTAATGCCAGATTGGCACAGGATAAAGCTCACCGTATCGAACAGGTCGGAGAAAAGCTCAGAAAAATGATGCCTTTTGTTGGCAAGAAGGTACAGTAA
- the rph gene encoding ribonuclease PH has protein sequence MSRNQGRAHNMCRKVKVVKNYTMHPAGSVLIQMGNTKVICAATVEEKVPSFLRGKNSGWVTAEYSMLPSSTNVRSPREASRGKLSGRTQEIQRLIGRSLRTVIDLEKLGERTIWLDCDVIQADGGTRCASITGAFMAMVMALKKLKKEKLINELPILDYVAAISVGIVNNKKVLDLDYSEDSNAEVDLNIVKTGSGGYVEIQGTAEQEPFNDKQLDGLLKLADKGIKELIELQKKTVG, from the coding sequence ATGTCCAGAAACCAAGGCCGCGCCCACAATATGTGCCGAAAAGTTAAAGTCGTTAAAAATTACACCATGCACCCGGCAGGTTCAGTTCTCATCCAGATGGGTAATACAAAAGTCATTTGCGCAGCCACGGTAGAAGAAAAAGTCCCTTCCTTCCTCAGGGGAAAAAACAGTGGCTGGGTTACTGCAGAATACTCAATGCTCCCTTCTTCAACCAATGTAAGAAGTCCAAGGGAAGCATCGCGTGGAAAGTTGTCGGGAAGAACACAGGAAATCCAACGTCTCATCGGACGTTCACTCCGCACAGTCATAGACCTTGAAAAACTAGGTGAGCGTACCATCTGGCTCGACTGTGATGTGATTCAGGCTGATGGTGGAACTCGTTGTGCTTCCATAACCGGCGCTTTCATGGCAATGGTAATGGCCCTTAAAAAATTGAAAAAGGAAAAGTTGATTAATGAGCTTCCCATCTTAGATTATGTAGCCGCAATCAGTGTAGGCATTGTCAATAATAAAAAAGTGCTTGATCTGGACTACTCGGAAGACTCAAACGCTGAAGTTGATTTAAATATAGTTAAGACCGGATCAGGAGGATATGTCGAAATACAGGGAACCGCCGAACAGGAACCATTTAATGACAAACAACTGGATGGGCTCCTTAAACTGGCCGATAAAGGCATCAAGGAATTAATAGAACTACAGAAAAAAACCGTCGGCTAA
- a CDS encoding dihydroorotate dehydrogenase, whose product MDLSVNLGSLHLKNPVIAASGTFGYGLEYGSIVDLNALGGFSTKGLSLKPKTGNPVPRVIETSSGMLNAIGLENIGLESFITDKLPQLEKLSTRIIVNFFGDTTDEYVEMARALSDVERLDALEMNVSCPNVEKGGLQFSSDPEVLTEVVSLVKKTTRKFLIVKLSPNVTDITLLAKAAEDGGADALSVCNTFVGMSIDLKTRKPHLSNKTGGLSGPAIKPLALNLVYKTAQAVNIPVIGLGGIASGDDAVEFLLAGAKAVQVGTANFIDPEATINVIDGIRKYCTSNGMKSVSEIKMSEV is encoded by the coding sequence ATGGATCTGTCGGTTAACCTGGGCAGTTTACATTTGAAAAACCCGGTCATAGCGGCATCGGGAACTTTTGGTTATGGACTGGAATATGGTTCGATTGTAGACCTGAATGCATTGGGTGGATTTTCGACAAAAGGGCTCTCATTAAAACCTAAAACAGGAAATCCCGTTCCAAGGGTGATCGAAACTTCTTCAGGTATGCTCAATGCGATAGGTTTGGAGAATATAGGACTGGAGTCTTTCATAACCGATAAACTGCCTCAGTTGGAGAAACTGAGCACCCGGATTATCGTAAACTTTTTTGGTGATACCACTGATGAGTATGTAGAGATGGCACGGGCTTTGTCTGATGTGGAGCGATTGGATGCATTAGAGATGAATGTTTCCTGTCCAAATGTAGAAAAGGGAGGGTTGCAATTCAGTTCTGATCCGGAGGTTTTGACAGAGGTGGTTTCATTAGTGAAAAAAACGACGCGAAAGTTTTTGATCGTTAAGTTATCTCCCAACGTGACTGACATAACCTTACTGGCAAAGGCGGCAGAAGACGGAGGAGCCGATGCCTTGTCAGTGTGCAATACCTTTGTGGGGATGTCGATTGACTTGAAAACCAGAAAACCCCATCTTTCAAACAAGACCGGGGGACTTTCGGGGCCGGCGATTAAACCCCTTGCGTTAAATCTCGTATATAAAACTGCGCAGGCAGTCAACATCCCTGTTATTGGACTTGGAGGAATAGCAAGTGGTGATGATGCGGTTGAGTTTTTATTGGCTGGTGCTAAAGCGGTTCAGGTAGGAACGGCAAACTTTATCGACCCTGAAGCAACTATAAATGTGATAGACGGTATTCGTAAATACTGTACATCGAATGGAATGAAGAGTGTTTCTGAAATAAAAATGAGTGAAGTCTAA
- a CDS encoding calcium/sodium antiporter, which produces MYPRYLLLDLIKIAAGLALLYYGGNFLVTGSVRLARVLQISPFIIGATVVAFGTSAPELAVAVLAALDGTSELAMGNVIGSNVANIGLVLGLTALISTMTIAPDRLNRESPPLLLASLLIVLIAWNLEINRYEGFFMVCLLGLYIWRSLSHKEDFSGEPEEESNLFSGKGPAFQFALIVLGLTLLVGGAKLLVEGGVGVARSLGISEWFIGITIVAIGTSLPEIVSSVIAAKRGHSEMAIGNIFGSNIFNILMVLGLTATIHPLQIKEPIQPDLVIATVITIVLVAMIAFGKHSLGKAKGLVLLMFYFAYIGLKGAGVL; this is translated from the coding sequence ATTTATCCGAGGTATTTATTGCTTGATCTAATAAAAATAGCTGCCGGACTGGCACTTTTATATTATGGCGGAAATTTTTTAGTAACAGGCAGTGTTCGCCTTGCTCGAGTGTTGCAGATAAGCCCTTTTATAATTGGTGCCACCGTTGTCGCTTTTGGAACCTCCGCTCCAGAACTGGCGGTTGCCGTTCTTGCTGCATTAGACGGCACCTCGGAGCTTGCTATGGGCAATGTTATTGGAAGTAATGTAGCTAACATTGGCCTCGTCCTTGGACTTACAGCTCTTATTTCTACTATGACGATCGCACCTGATCGGCTAAATCGGGAGTCACCTCCACTTTTACTGGCATCTCTATTAATTGTTTTGATTGCGTGGAATCTGGAGATTAATCGTTACGAAGGTTTTTTTATGGTTTGCCTTTTGGGACTCTATATATGGAGATCACTCAGCCATAAAGAAGATTTTTCTGGTGAACCGGAAGAAGAATCAAATTTGTTTTCAGGAAAAGGGCCTGCATTCCAGTTCGCGCTTATTGTACTGGGACTGACACTTTTGGTCGGTGGTGCAAAGTTATTAGTCGAAGGGGGTGTAGGGGTAGCCAGAAGCCTGGGAATCAGTGAATGGTTTATAGGCATCACCATCGTTGCTATAGGAACCAGTCTCCCTGAAATTGTTTCATCTGTTATCGCAGCAAAACGAGGACATAGTGAAATGGCGATTGGAAATATTTTTGGAAGTAATATCTTCAACATCCTGATGGTTCTAGGCCTGACAGCAACGATTCATCCGTTGCAGATCAAGGAGCCTATTCAGCCTGACCTGGTTATCGCTACCGTTATCACTATTGTTCTGGTGGCTATGATTGCTTTCGGAAAACATTCATTGGGGAAAGCAAAAGGGTTAGTTTTGCTAATGTTTTATTTTGCTTATATTGGACTAAAAGGCGCAGGGGTTTTATAA
- a CDS encoding pentapeptide repeat-containing protein has product MSNVDEMITLILKEPKQDGGDFSNFDLKGVSLNGASFVFATLIEANINDSELQEIDFSQASLEKSTMKNAKLKNLNFTGTNLEGVNFEGSTLIGCSFNNADLSNSEFSQTKINECDFQGANLSHANFYSSTIENSNLAFARMMYGFMKQVVIAKSRLGGINARGADFSFSKLTEVDLKGAILKYADLNSCTFKEVNLTTANLIGAELKDGQCAGITWEEANLEGSDLTYANMEGGNLKNAFLLEANLHGTNFTNANLSDAYLVDANIAKAITKGANLENTILA; this is encoded by the coding sequence ATGTCAAACGTTGATGAGATGATCACATTAATCCTGAAAGAGCCAAAACAGGATGGAGGTGATTTCAGTAATTTTGATTTAAAAGGTGTCAGCCTCAATGGCGCAAGCTTTGTTTTTGCAACTTTAATTGAAGCTAATATAAATGATTCCGAGTTGCAAGAGATAGACTTTTCCCAGGCCTCTTTGGAAAAGTCAACGATGAAAAATGCTAAACTCAAGAACCTTAATTTTACCGGGACAAACCTTGAGGGAGTCAACTTCGAAGGGTCCACTCTTATAGGATGCAGTTTTAATAATGCTGATTTATCTAACTCAGAGTTCTCACAAACAAAAATAAACGAATGTGATTTCCAAGGAGCAAACCTGAGCCACGCTAATTTTTATTCCTCCACCATAGAAAATAGCAACCTGGCTTTCGCCAGAATGATGTATGGTTTTATGAAACAAGTTGTGATCGCCAAGTCTCGACTTGGGGGTATCAATGCACGAGGTGCAGACTTTAGTTTCTCCAAACTGACCGAAGTGGACTTAAAAGGAGCGATTCTTAAATATGCCGACCTCAATTCCTGCACGTTCAAGGAAGTAAATTTAACCACCGCGAACTTGATTGGCGCTGAGTTAAAAGATGGACAATGTGCAGGCATAACATGGGAAGAAGCCAACCTGGAAGGGTCTGACCTGACTTATGCAAACATGGAAGGTGGCAACCTCAAAAACGCCTTTCTACTCGAAGCAAACTTGCATGGAACAAACTTCACCAACGCAAACCTGTCAGACGCGTATCTGGTAGACGCAAACATAGCAAAGGCGATCACCAAAGGCGCCAACCTGGAAAACACCATACTAGCCTGA
- the alr gene encoding alanine racemase: GVTPENLAALLDSIRSLPNLKIEGVSTHFSSADDEDPSFTLVQLEKFRSVLPMLEKENIPILHCANTSALFKFPESHFNMVRPGLILYGALPSPSLRSFVNCEEKPFQPVMQWKSQVILVKAIAKGQPISYSGSYTTQRESLVATLPIGYADGLHRTLSNNMEVLIRGKRAPQIGNICMDMTLIDVTEIQDVRAGDEVVLFGEQEGNVISVEEMAEKGKTIPYEILCNVGKRVPRFYLGE; encoded by the coding sequence TGGGAGTCACCCCTGAAAATTTGGCAGCACTTCTAGATAGTATTCGCAGTTTGCCAAATCTGAAAATTGAAGGTGTCTCCACCCATTTTTCCTCTGCCGATGATGAAGATCCTTCCTTCACTCTAGTTCAACTTGAAAAGTTTCGTTCCGTATTACCCATGCTGGAAAAAGAAAATATCCCAATTCTCCATTGCGCTAATACTTCTGCCTTGTTTAAATTCCCTGAAAGCCATTTCAACATGGTAAGACCAGGGCTCATTCTTTACGGTGCTCTACCCTCTCCCTCCTTGCGATCATTTGTAAACTGTGAAGAAAAGCCCTTCCAACCTGTCATGCAATGGAAAAGCCAGGTCATTCTCGTCAAAGCAATAGCAAAAGGGCAACCCATCAGTTATTCAGGCAGCTATACAACTCAAAGGGAAAGCCTTGTAGCTACTTTGCCAATCGGATATGCAGATGGACTCCACCGCACCCTGTCCAACAACATGGAAGTCCTTATCCGGGGCAAACGTGCGCCACAAATTGGGAATATCTGTATGGATATGACTCTCATTGATGTTACAGAAATTCAAGATGTGCGGGCTGGGGATGAAGTTGTCTTGTTTGGGGAACAAGAGGGAAATGTAATATCAGTCGAGGAGATGGCAGAAAAAGGAAAAACCATACCTTACGAAATTCTCTGCAATGTAGGAAAACGGGTGCCCCGGTTCTACCTGGGAGAATGA
- a CDS encoding DUF1566 domain-containing protein translates to MSDEDRFKDNGNETLTDTKYNLTWTREDSYQMRNKWCSWKGANNYINWLNEQKFAGFDDWRLPKSQECRNLYDHDCKNTDFNGDIVHLDYKFPEGCGSTYWCQEEQGINAIAYNFYSDRAYQVRKKAKDEENMCCRAVRTSGPPVKTSGRLSNTGRTRR, encoded by the coding sequence ATGTCAGACGAAGATCGTTTTAAAGATAACGGAAATGAAACCTTAACAGATACCAAATACAATCTTACCTGGACCAGGGAAGACAGCTATCAAATGCGCAACAAATGGTGTTCCTGGAAAGGTGCCAACAATTATATTAACTGGCTCAATGAACAAAAATTCGCAGGTTTTGATGATTGGAGGCTGCCAAAAAGTCAGGAATGCAGAAATTTGTATGATCATGATTGCAAAAATACTGATTTTAACGGCGACATCGTTCATTTAGACTACAAATTTCCTGAAGGTTGCGGGTCCACCTACTGGTGTCAGGAAGAACAGGGAATCAATGCCATTGCCTATAATTTTTACAGCGACCGGGCTTATCAGGTCAGAAAAAAGGCCAAAGATGAGGAAAACATGTGTTGCCGAGCTGTCCGCACTTCAGGTCCTCCGGTAAAAACAAGTGGACGTTTATCCAATACTGGGCGAACGCGTCGAG